Proteins encoded within one genomic window of Salarias fasciatus unplaced genomic scaffold, fSalaFa1.1, whole genome shotgun sequence:
- the capslb gene encoding calcyphosine-like b isoform X2, with translation MAGTARHDHQMIVEAKRRLSVCQDPVERLRLLCLSRGSAGIKGLGRTFRVLDDNNSRSLDFKEFLKGLKDFGLLLDRTEAAALFQHFDRDGNGTIDFDEFLVTLRPPMSKARTEVVMQAFRKLDRTGDGVITVDDLRDVYCAKFHPKYQNGEWTEEQVFRTFLDSFDSPNDKDGKVTLEEFVNYYSGVSASIDSDVFFILMMKNAWKL, from the exons atgGCGGGGACAGCCAGACACGACCACCAGATGATTGTGGAGGCGAAGCGCCGACTCAGCGTCTGTCAGGATCCGGTGGAGAGACTGAGGCTGCTGTGTCTGAGCAGAGGGTCAGCAGGGATCAAGGGGCTGggcag GACCTTCAGGGTCCTGGACGATAACAACAGCCGCTCTTTGGACTTCAAGGAGTtcctgaagggtctgaaggacTTCGGTCTCCTGCTGGACCGGACGGAGGCCGCCGCCCTCTTCCAGCACTTTGACCGGGACGGGAATGGAACCATCGACTTTGACGAGTTCCTCGTCACTCTGAGG CCGCCGATGTCCAAGGCGCGGACGGAGGTGGTGATGCAGGCGTTCCGGAAGCTGGACAGGACCGGAGACGGCGTGATCACGGTGGACGACCTGAGGGACGTCTACTGCGCCAAGTTCCACCCCAAGTACCAGAACGGGGAGTGGACGGAGGAGCAGGTCTTCAGGACCTTCCTGGACAGCTTCGACTCCCCCAACGACAAGGACGGCAAG gtgACCCTGGAGGAGTTTGTGAACTATTACAGCGGAGTGAGCGCCTCCATCGACAGCGACGTCTTCTTCATCCTCATGATGAAGAACGCCTGGAAGCTGTGA
- the capslb gene encoding calcyphosine-like b isoform X1 — protein MAGTARHDHQMIVEAKRRLSVCQDPVERLRLLCLSRGSAGIKGLGRTFRVLDDNNSRSLDFKEFLKGLKDFGLLLDRTEAAALFQHFDRDGNGTIDFDEFLVTLRQPPMSKARTEVVMQAFRKLDRTGDGVITVDDLRDVYCAKFHPKYQNGEWTEEQVFRTFLDSFDSPNDKDGKVTLEEFVNYYSGVSASIDSDVFFILMMKNAWKL, from the exons atgGCGGGGACAGCCAGACACGACCACCAGATGATTGTGGAGGCGAAGCGCCGACTCAGCGTCTGTCAGGATCCGGTGGAGAGACTGAGGCTGCTGTGTCTGAGCAGAGGGTCAGCAGGGATCAAGGGGCTGggcag GACCTTCAGGGTCCTGGACGATAACAACAGCCGCTCTTTGGACTTCAAGGAGTtcctgaagggtctgaaggacTTCGGTCTCCTGCTGGACCGGACGGAGGCCGCCGCCCTCTTCCAGCACTTTGACCGGGACGGGAATGGAACCATCGACTTTGACGAGTTCCTCGTCACTCTGAGG CAGCCGCCGATGTCCAAGGCGCGGACGGAGGTGGTGATGCAGGCGTTCCGGAAGCTGGACAGGACCGGAGACGGCGTGATCACGGTGGACGACCTGAGGGACGTCTACTGCGCCAAGTTCCACCCCAAGTACCAGAACGGGGAGTGGACGGAGGAGCAGGTCTTCAGGACCTTCCTGGACAGCTTCGACTCCCCCAACGACAAGGACGGCAAG gtgACCCTGGAGGAGTTTGTGAACTATTACAGCGGAGTGAGCGCCTCCATCGACAGCGACGTCTTCTTCATCCTCATGATGAAGAACGCCTGGAAGCTGTGA